A genomic segment from Pediococcus acidilactici encodes:
- a CDS encoding aminotransferase class I/II-fold pyridoxal phosphate-dependent enzyme: protein MSDKVNALLERIKPSVKNTQMAQVFKYNEEISKIPGVIKLTLGEPDFNTPDHVKEAGIQAIRDNKSHYTATAGDPKVRQAAAQYLKQKYGQDYDPENELVITAGVTGGMYATLTSIISEGDEVLIPTPIFPLYFPIVKTNQGKIVYMNTAENNFLLSPEQLETTLQAHPQAKAIILNFPSNPTGMTYTKEQLTALADILRKYDIFVISDEIYSDLIFDQEHYSISHLLPDQTIVLNGLSKSHAMTGWRVGIIAGPAPLVQQIEKIHELSVTSITTVAQYAALEAFQNGLNDSKPMRVEYQKRRDYLHDALVKLGIECSKPQGTFYLMAKIPSDLEQDDFKFSMQLAKEAKVAVIPGSSFGPGGEGYVRFSYAASMDDLTNAVARIAEFLKNKRA, encoded by the coding sequence ATGAGTGATAAAGTTAACGCACTATTAGAACGCATTAAGCCATCCGTTAAAAATACGCAAATGGCACAAGTTTTTAAATATAATGAAGAAATTTCAAAAATTCCGGGAGTGATTAAGTTAACCCTCGGAGAACCCGACTTCAACACGCCCGATCACGTCAAAGAAGCTGGCATTCAAGCCATTCGGGACAACAAGAGCCACTACACCGCCACTGCTGGGGATCCTAAAGTACGTCAAGCGGCGGCCCAATACTTAAAACAAAAATATGGTCAAGATTACGATCCAGAAAACGAACTCGTTATTACGGCTGGGGTGACTGGGGGAATGTACGCTACCCTAACCTCCATCATTAGCGAAGGCGACGAAGTTTTAATTCCGACACCAATTTTTCCGCTTTACTTCCCGATTGTGAAGACTAACCAAGGAAAAATCGTCTACATGAATACGGCAGAAAACAACTTCTTACTTAGCCCGGAACAATTGGAAACCACTTTGCAAGCTCACCCGCAAGCAAAGGCAATTATCCTTAATTTTCCTTCAAACCCAACGGGGATGACTTATACTAAGGAACAGTTGACCGCACTAGCAGATATTTTACGTAAGTACGATATTTTTGTAATTAGCGACGAAATCTATAGTGACCTAATTTTCGACCAAGAGCACTACTCGATTTCCCACCTTTTACCCGACCAAACCATCGTTCTTAACGGACTTTCTAAGTCTCACGCAATGACTGGTTGGCGGGTCGGAATTATTGCCGGACCAGCCCCGTTAGTCCAGCAGATTGAAAAAATCCATGAATTATCGGTTACTAGCATCACAACGGTTGCCCAATACGCCGCCTTGGAAGCTTTCCAAAATGGACTTAACGATAGCAAACCGATGCGCGTTGAATACCAAAAGCGTCGGGACTACCTCCACGACGCCCTCGTTAAATTAGGCATCGAATGCAGTAAACCACAAGGTACCTTTTACTTAATGGCTAAAATTCCGAGTGACTTAGAACAAGACGACTTCAAATTTAGTATGCAGCTTGCTAAGGAAGCTAAGGTTGCCGTCATCCCGGGTTCTAGTTTTGGCCCCGGCGGTGAAGGATACGTACGCTTCAGTTATGCGGCAAGTATGGACGACTTAACTAACGCGGTTGCGCGAATTGCAGAATTTCTTAAAAATAAACGAGCATAG
- the rfbB gene encoding dTDP-glucose 4,6-dehydratase, with the protein MRVLVTGGAGFIGANFMNMWVPRFPEFDFLNLDKLTYAADLTNLTVAEEKNYQFCQGDIADRAQVHQVFQDFRPEVVINFAAESHVDQSIADPAKFVTTNVNGTFNLIEEFRELWTGKFTHKRFHQVSTDEVYGFLGAKGSFTETSPYQPSSPYSASKASADLLVQSYGRTFGVPISITNASNNFGPYQHPEKLIPKVIFNALRGKTIPLYGTGDNVRDWIYVRDHCEAIWQVVFRAKPGVRFNVGANHPLSNRQLVGELLTVLAELTGKPVEEYTQLVQHVTDRPGHDFRYAIDASQLKRQLGWQPQTDFQMGLRTTVKFYLRQFQGEN; encoded by the coding sequence ATGAGGGTTTTAGTTACTGGAGGCGCGGGCTTTATTGGTGCCAATTTTATGAATATGTGGGTGCCCCGCTTTCCTGAGTTTGACTTTTTAAATCTAGATAAGCTAACCTACGCCGCTGATTTAACCAACCTGACCGTGGCAGAGGAAAAGAATTACCAATTTTGCCAAGGAGACATTGCTGACCGGGCGCAAGTTCATCAAGTCTTTCAGGATTTCCGTCCGGAGGTGGTAATCAATTTTGCTGCCGAATCGCACGTGGATCAAAGCATTGCTGATCCCGCAAAATTCGTTACGACTAACGTGAACGGTACGTTTAACCTCATTGAAGAATTCAGGGAGTTATGGACGGGAAAGTTCACTCATAAACGGTTTCACCAAGTTAGTACTGACGAAGTTTATGGATTCTTGGGGGCGAAGGGAAGTTTTACCGAAACGAGTCCGTACCAACCGAGCAGTCCGTATTCGGCTTCCAAGGCGAGTGCGGATCTGTTAGTTCAGTCCTATGGAAGAACTTTTGGGGTGCCAATTTCAATTACGAACGCCAGTAATAATTTTGGGCCTTACCAACACCCCGAAAAATTAATTCCCAAAGTTATTTTTAACGCGCTTCGGGGGAAAACCATCCCACTATATGGCACCGGAGACAACGTGCGGGATTGGATATACGTTAGGGACCACTGCGAAGCAATTTGGCAAGTGGTTTTCCGAGCAAAGCCGGGCGTACGTTTTAATGTAGGAGCAAACCATCCGCTAAGTAACCGACAACTGGTGGGGGAGCTATTGACTGTTTTGGCTGAATTGACTGGTAAACCGGTCGAAGAGTATACGCAGTTAGTTCAGCACGTTACGGATCGTCCCGGCCATGATTTTCGGTACGCGATTGACGCTAGCCAACTTAAACGGCAGTTGGGATGGCAACCGCAGACCGATTTTCAAATGGGCCTGCGTACCACGGTTAAATTCTACTTACGACAATTTCAAGGTGAAAACTAA
- a CDS encoding NAD(P)H-dependent oxidoreductase: MAKKVLIATYSRTGTTAKVAEALAELLPAAYQFTIEVAPGTFSDEMTEVSEQATKQTETGNFPPLSKAVPDVSSYDLILVGSPVWNGAPATPIHSFLANLQGYQGIVAPFYTFGGDPGIFEKTFKEWAGNLQVKAGHGGDADLAAWVDELVK, from the coding sequence ATGGCTAAAAAAGTTTTGATTGCGACGTATTCACGGACGGGAACGACTGCCAAAGTGGCGGAAGCACTTGCCGAATTACTTCCGGCTGCATACCAGTTTACCATTGAAGTTGCCCCCGGAACCTTTAGTGACGAAATGACGGAAGTTTCAGAGCAGGCGACTAAACAAACGGAAACTGGCAATTTTCCACCACTTTCGAAAGCGGTTCCAGATGTAAGCTCGTATGATCTAATCTTGGTAGGTAGTCCGGTTTGGAATGGGGCACCGGCAACTCCAATCCATTCCTTCCTAGCAAATTTACAAGGCTATCAAGGAATAGTGGCGCCATTTTATACATTCGGTGGCGATCCCGGAATTTTTGAAAAGACTTTCAAAGAATGGGCTGGAAATTTGCAAGTTAAGGCTGGACACGGTGGAGATGCAGACTTAGCTGCGTGGGTTGATGAATTAGTAAAATAA
- a CDS encoding GNAT family N-acetyltransferase, translated as MTADLTVIIKKTADMTPTELWEVFQERVKVFVVEQNCPYQEVDEKDQNARHVMLKNNGQLVAYARIVPHDDPTYVSFGRVLVVKEFRGRHLAQRLIQTTLAEIKRAEGNRPVKIAAQSYLQDFYAQFGFKPVSEVYLEDNIPHLDMVLE; from the coding sequence ATGACAGCAGATTTGACGGTAATAATTAAAAAAACGGCGGATATGACACCTACCGAGTTATGGGAAGTTTTTCAAGAACGGGTTAAAGTTTTCGTGGTGGAGCAAAATTGTCCATATCAAGAAGTCGACGAAAAGGACCAAAATGCTCGGCACGTAATGTTGAAGAATAATGGTCAATTAGTCGCTTACGCACGGATTGTCCCGCATGACGATCCGACTTACGTTAGTTTCGGCCGGGTATTGGTAGTCAAAGAATTCCGGGGCCGGCACCTAGCACAACGTTTAATACAAACAACCCTCGCCGAAATTAAACGGGCGGAAGGCAATCGTCCGGTTAAAATTGCCGCTCAAAGTTATTTGCAAGATTTTTACGCGCAGTTTGGCTTTAAACCAGTTTCAGAAGTGTATTTAGAAGATAACATTCCACATTTAGATATGGTTTTAGAATAA
- a CDS encoding ABC transporter ATP-binding protein/permease — protein sequence MENESHRILKLLATVMTALSSIMVVLVAFLMKLILDCAMNKDFAALKRSVGISILYIATYFLINYLKEVLVARYIKSKMEDLRRDVYHAIMERDYQSYFSKSNGEYISILTNDMTTIEDNYYKSYFLIVQAAVTFVIAILSLVVINWQFSIGVLAISAFFLAASSFTGMGLSGLRTNIQKKMVDFTSKAKDLVAGYEVVRSFNAQDKMQEQFDHYNYNLEEIKLKFNVRQGITKVVNENLVILIIFSIMILGSWFVISGALVMGSLIAIVQLLNSVMNPINMMLVAVNNSKSTNTMRKQLAKILDGGGANNDPNAQPQSSFDQAISLATVNFSYDGEKPAIQDFNFVFQKGKKYAITGKSGGGKSTLLRLIQNCYASYSGEMYVDDRNYREITDESFLGLFSMIHQNVFIFSGTVRENVTLFKNFTDHEINAAITSAGLQPLIQKLPQGLDTPIKEAGISLSGGERQRISIARALIRKAPILLLDEFTSALDKPTAQTIEKELMTLKNQTCIHVTHKLSEADERLYDAILEIEDGHLIKVTQPGI from the coding sequence ATGGAAAATGAAAGTCATCGAATTTTAAAACTTTTAGCCACCGTTATGACGGCGCTTTCTTCAATAATGGTAGTTTTGGTCGCTTTTTTAATGAAATTGATTTTAGACTGCGCCATGAATAAGGATTTTGCTGCCTTAAAGCGGTCGGTTGGTATTTCAATACTTTACATAGCAACGTACTTTTTAATTAACTATTTAAAGGAAGTTTTAGTGGCGCGATATATTAAAAGTAAGATGGAGGACTTACGACGGGACGTTTATCACGCCATTATGGAACGGGATTACCAAAGTTACTTTAGTAAAAGCAACGGCGAATACATCTCCATCCTAACCAATGACATGACCACGATTGAAGATAACTACTACAAATCATACTTTTTAATTGTCCAAGCGGCGGTTACCTTTGTGATTGCAATTCTTTCATTAGTGGTAATTAACTGGCAGTTTTCGATTGGAGTGTTAGCCATCTCCGCCTTTTTTCTAGCAGCTTCGTCGTTTACTGGAATGGGGTTGAGCGGGTTACGGACCAATATTCAGAAAAAAATGGTGGACTTTACTAGCAAAGCTAAAGATCTAGTCGCCGGGTACGAAGTGGTTCGTTCCTTTAACGCACAAGATAAAATGCAGGAGCAGTTTGACCATTACAACTACAATTTGGAAGAGATTAAGCTGAAGTTTAACGTTCGTCAGGGAATTACTAAGGTGGTTAACGAAAATTTAGTGATTTTGATCATCTTTTCCATCATGATCCTCGGAAGTTGGTTTGTAATCAGTGGCGCGTTAGTTATGGGATCGCTGATTGCGATTGTTCAGTTATTAAATAGCGTGATGAACCCAATCAATATGATGCTAGTGGCGGTCAATAACAGTAAATCTACGAATACCATGCGTAAACAACTAGCAAAAATACTTGACGGCGGAGGAGCGAATAACGATCCAAATGCGCAACCACAGAGTTCTTTTGACCAAGCAATTTCGTTAGCGACGGTCAATTTTAGTTATGACGGTGAGAAGCCAGCAATCCAAGATTTTAACTTTGTGTTTCAAAAGGGTAAGAAGTATGCAATAACCGGCAAAAGTGGGGGTGGTAAATCGACTCTACTGCGGTTGATTCAAAATTGTTACGCAAGTTATAGTGGCGAAATGTATGTAGATGACCGTAATTATCGCGAAATTACTGATGAAAGCTTTTTGGGTTTGTTTTCCATGATTCACCAAAACGTATTTATTTTCTCAGGAACGGTCCGGGAAAACGTTACCTTGTTTAAAAACTTTACGGATCACGAAATTAACGCTGCGATAACGAGCGCGGGACTTCAACCGTTAATTCAAAAGCTCCCACAAGGGTTGGACACCCCCATTAAAGAGGCTGGAATTTCTTTGTCAGGGGGAGAACGGCAACGGATTTCGATTGCCCGCGCGTTAATCCGTAAGGCGCCAATTCTATTACTTGATGAATTTACAAGTGCGTTGGATAAACCTACCGCACAAACTATTGAAAAAGAACTTATGACCCTTAAAAACCAGACTTGTATCCATGTGACCCATAAACTAAGTGAAGCTGATGAACGATTATACGATGCAATTTTAGAAATTGAAGACGGTCACTTAATTAAGGTCACTCAACCAGGGATTTAA
- a CDS encoding NADPH-dependent oxidoreductase encodes MDNVIELMNKHTSVRNFKDTPLTDRVKEQLIVAAHAGASSNFVQATSIIDVTDRTIRGQLAEISKSASYVNQSGAFFIFVADLYRQAEILRQQNLPLDGIKNMEALTVAIVDTAIAGENLAVAAESLGLGICYIGGIRNDLATVRDLLNLPKFTVPLFGITVGEPTRKNAIKPRMPLRNNTFKNGYDRQAAQDLSQYQAITQTYYAKRATHAQDTDWVRKMTDFFSEPRRKEMAPFLLEQGFTLN; translated from the coding sequence TTGGATAACGTGATTGAATTGATGAACAAGCATACTTCTGTAAGAAATTTTAAGGATACTCCACTTACGGATAGGGTTAAGGAACAATTGATAGTTGCTGCACACGCGGGTGCTTCGTCAAATTTTGTGCAAGCTACCTCGATTATTGACGTGACGGATCGGACCATTCGTGGTCAGCTTGCTGAAATTTCAAAAAGTGCGTCCTACGTAAACCAAAGTGGAGCATTCTTTATTTTCGTTGCTGACCTATATCGCCAAGCCGAAATTTTACGGCAACAAAATCTTCCTCTAGATGGGATTAAGAACATGGAGGCGTTGACGGTAGCCATTGTTGACACCGCGATTGCCGGAGAAAACTTGGCCGTTGCTGCAGAATCTTTAGGTTTAGGGATTTGCTACATTGGCGGTATCCGTAACGATTTAGCAACCGTACGGGATTTGTTAAACTTACCCAAATTTACAGTGCCTTTGTTTGGTATAACGGTGGGGGAACCTACGCGAAAAAATGCGATTAAGCCCCGAATGCCACTACGTAATAACACCTTCAAAAATGGTTATGATCGCCAGGCTGCCCAAGATTTAAGTCAATATCAAGCAATTACACAGACTTACTACGCTAAACGCGCGACTCACGCCCAAGATACTGATTGGGTCCGGAAGATGACGGATTTTTTTTCTGAACCCCGGCGCAAAGAGATGGCTCCGTTTTTATTAGAACAAGGATTTACATTAAATTAA
- a CDS encoding general stress protein — protein MAKEEEKMTREEAGKKGGEATAKSHDKDFYQDIGKKGGEATADSHDKDFYQDIGEKGGEATSETHDKDFYQDIGEKGGEATSEAHDEEFYQKNGKKGGEATSKSHGKDFYQEIGKKGGRANSDDD, from the coding sequence ATGGCTAAAGAAGAAGAAAAGATGACTCGGGAAGAAGCAGGCAAGAAGGGCGGAGAAGCAACCGCAAAATCGCACGACAAGGATTTCTACCAAGACATTGGTAAAAAGGGTGGCGAAGCGACTGCAGATTCACATGACAAGGATTTCTACCAAGACATTGGTGAAAAAGGCGGGGAAGCAACTTCAGAAACTCACGACAAAGATTTCTACCAAGACATCGGTGAAAAGGGCGGAGAAGCAACTTCTGAAGCTCATGATGAAGAATTCTACCAAAAAAATGGAAAAAAAGGCGGAGAAGCAACTTCCAAATCCCATGGCAAGGACTTTTACCAAGAAATTGGTAAAAAAGGTGGAAGAGCTAACTCCGACGACGATTAA
- a CDS encoding DUF308 domain-containing protein, translated as MNKLLDRFDPFMFVVGILSIFVAVISLRNPLATFSAVVVIAAITAILSGIYKLTVLRGALENSGWVVFNAVVDIIIGILMLFNGKFGILFVAISFAIMFLMDSIISLWLSNIIKLVNEKYFMVDVILSVIGIILGVLLLIYPAFSILSIYYLVGLFFMITGIGAIIHSI; from the coding sequence ATGAATAAGTTATTGGACAGATTTGATCCATTTATGTTTGTCGTCGGGATCTTAAGTATTTTCGTTGCAGTCATTTCTTTAAGAAATCCCCTAGCAACCTTCAGTGCGGTAGTCGTTATTGCAGCAATTACCGCAATTTTGTCCGGGATTTACAAGTTAACCGTTCTTAGAGGTGCTTTAGAAAATTCTGGATGGGTCGTTTTTAACGCGGTCGTTGACATTATTATCGGAATTTTAATGTTGTTCAACGGAAAGTTTGGCATTCTATTTGTCGCAATTTCGTTTGCAATTATGTTCTTGATGGATTCAATAATATCGTTATGGCTTTCGAACATTATCAAGTTAGTTAACGAAAAGTATTTTATGGTTGACGTGATTTTATCCGTAATTGGCATTATTTTAGGTGTTCTTTTATTGATTTATCCCGCCTTTTCAATCTTATCAATCTATTACCTAGTAGGATTATTCTTTATGATTACTGGGATTGGTGCGATTATTCACTCAATTTAA
- a CDS encoding SWEET family sugar transporter: MQEETKVIRVIGRMASVLSVLMYVSYIPQIISNMNGDYGNPIQPLVAGINCTVWTIYGYFKAERDWPIIVANVPGIFLGFFTFYTALH; encoded by the coding sequence TTGCAAGAAGAAACTAAGGTTATTCGAGTTATCGGTCGGATGGCTTCCGTGCTTTCCGTATTGATGTACGTTTCGTACATCCCCCAAATAATCTCCAACATGAATGGCGATTATGGCAATCCCATTCAGCCGTTAGTTGCTGGAATCAACTGCACCGTTTGGACAATTTATGGCTATTTTAAGGCCGAACGCGACTGGCCAATTATTGTGGCTAACGTTCCCGGCATTTTCCTGGGATTCTTCACGTTCTACACGGCACTACATTAA
- a CDS encoding carbonic anhydrase family protein: MRKLNYDHQDQWEKEARMTQSPILIETAKLVGQQNKVLRKTQTYVATKVRNNYNNLSITADGEIKSEQRRFQLAEVHFHHPAEHCFAGEAEPRVLEAHFVHYGSLKQPLVLSVTFKMGPKNEVFEKILKSMETEKVTQPIILDGLIPKDGNFYRYIGSLTTPPLTEGVEWLVFEKAQTIDLQQFNRYTAVFSTPNNRALQKLNNRAVEKYKL, translated from the coding sequence ATGCGAAAACTAAACTATGATCATCAAGACCAGTGGGAAAAGGAAGCACGGATGACACAATCACCAATCCTAATTGAAACGGCTAAGCTAGTGGGCCAGCAAAATAAGGTGCTTAGGAAGACCCAAACGTACGTTGCCACGAAGGTAAGGAATAATTATAATAACTTGTCTATCACAGCTGATGGGGAAATTAAATCTGAGCAACGGCGCTTTCAGTTAGCGGAAGTCCATTTCCATCATCCAGCCGAGCACTGTTTTGCAGGCGAAGCTGAGCCACGAGTTTTAGAAGCGCACTTTGTCCATTATGGTAGTCTAAAGCAACCGCTGGTGCTTAGCGTTACCTTTAAAATGGGTCCTAAAAATGAGGTGTTCGAAAAAATATTAAAGTCTATGGAAACTGAAAAAGTGACCCAACCGATAATTTTGGATGGCCTGATCCCCAAAGATGGTAATTTTTATCGGTATATCGGTTCCCTAACAACTCCTCCATTGACTGAGGGTGTGGAGTGGTTAGTATTTGAAAAGGCCCAAACGATTGATTTACAGCAGTTTAACCGATATACAGCCGTATTTAGCACGCCCAATAACCGAGCGTTGCAAAAATTGAACAACCGTGCTGTCGAAAAGTATAAACTCTAA